A DNA window from Siniperca chuatsi isolate FFG_IHB_CAS linkage group LG6, ASM2008510v1, whole genome shotgun sequence contains the following coding sequences:
- the chaf1a gene encoding chromatin assembly factor 1 subunit A, with translation MLAAENPSVDGHLAASTPRRRGMDCKSSNNANKKLIQARLPFKRVNPEPKENQPPKRPCAHACPEPGVSDRENESSVLPVHSGPPLVNGRGPLDGFLSRRHRAPSDENMVIDLTADNTSSPVKHLVSPASASPCLPTKDKHQGKDKTASSGKSSNIAYTPKTHVLDCTVDSEDEVEEVEEKVGNQTASISQLDTTQDSESEPEEENESGNISSLGNRSMLSASSVSSSSESSPEKSKSDDPTSTTTPTEPKTTSKIPADQKKIKRRSLKSLQEQEERLRLRQEKERQKEEAKAAKEKKKEEARKQKEEREREKREKKEKDEREKREKKEKEEKEKAERLKEKEKQRKSKLEAKLEEKRKKEEEKQMKEKEKRLKEEKDRLKAEKAEITRFLQKPKIQQAPKTLAAACGKFAPFEIKENVFLAPLCRVQCEDSVLEELDRCLLNPADNLNGLKDWIGQKPRRSGPTKPRQTDSLSECITVEGPKPDSVPDRKRYGPMKLLQFHANYRPAYWGTWSKKSSHISPRCPLRQDKDLLDYEVDSDEEWEEEEPGESLSHSEGEDEEEGGEDDDDDGFFVPHGYLSDDEGALEEEEGGDLEKQKLRQKLKAREWDELMSTKKKMKMLEPVVKGCVWEGEGPGLQLFQPYAVCLVEPLPKADTSPSPEELSQRCQREAQLLGQLLALLHGNLNSSKVIITEFQEFCRQQTSSSSSSPPELSSPQSPAENIPTRIQVKRLIKNNAVYEKRSTYRRCCWYVHTEVLSRFGQEALPVPCQWTYLTTGAREESREEPQAATGSQGNSPTTPQTSSTTSSSSNKRKSTGSMSITKFMKRCTDPEQTEAMEADGFQADTEDDDEEDCVILSTQSGPTRGKSPSEGDCLMEVTPSDTAALPVASAAPTLATA, from the exons ATGTTGGCGGCGGAAAACCCATCCGTGGACGGACATTTGGCAGCATCGACTCCCCGCAGAAGAG gCATGGATTGTAAGTCAAGTAACAATGCCAACAAGAAACTTATCCAAG CTCGTCTCCCATTCAAGCGCGTGAACCCTGAACCTAAAGAGAACCAGCCACCTAAACGCCCCTGTGCACATGCCTGCCCTGAACCAGGAGTCTCAGACAGGGAGAATGAGTCCTCTGTTCTCCCTGTGCACAGTGGACCACCCTTGGTTAATGGTCGTGGGCCCCTTGATGGCTTCCTGAGCCGTAGGCACCGTGCACCATCAGATGAGAACATGGTTATAGATCTGACCGCGGATAACACTTCGTCCCCCGTAAAGCACCTTGTTTCACCTGCTTCTGCCTCTCCCTGCCTCCCAACAAAAGACAAGCATCAGGGCAAAGACAAAACTGCCTCTTCTGGGAAATCTAGCAACATTGCTTACACTCCTAAAACACACGTTTTAGACTGCACAGTAGACAGCGAAGATGAAGTAGAAGAGGTGGAGGAAAAAGTTGGGAATCAGACAGCATCTATCTCACAGCTTGACACAACACAGGATTCTGAAAGTGAGCCAGAGGAGGAGAATGAGTCAGGGAACATTTCCAGTTTAGGAAACAGGTCCATGCTGTCAGCTTCATCAGTCAGCTCCTCATCTGAAAGCTCACCAGAGAAGTCCAAGTCTGATGACCCTACATCCACTACTACTCCTACA GAGCCAAAGACCACCTCCAAGATACCAGCAGATCAGAAAAAGATCAAAAGACGCTCATTGAAG AGTTTACAagaacaagaggagaggctTCGGCTGCGACAGGAGAAAGAACGTCAGAAGGAAGAGGCTAAAGCtgcaaaggagaaaaagaaagaagaggctCGCAAGCAAAAGGAGGAGCGAGAAAGGGAAAAACgcgaaaaaaaagaaaaagacgaGCGGGAGAAacgagagaaaaaagagaaggaggagaaggaaaaggcagagaggttaaaagaaaaagagaagcaaCGGAAATCAAAGCTAGA GGCAAAGcttgaagaaaaaaggaagaaagaagaggagaagcaaatgaaggaaaaagagaaacgtttgaaagaagagaaggat cgCCTCAAAGCTGAGAAAGCAGAAATTACACGGTTTCTACAGAAACCCAAGATCCAACAGGCTCCAAAG ACACTTGCAGCTGCGTGTGGGAAGTTTGCTCCATTtgagataaaagaaaatgtgtttctggCACCACTGTGCCGGGTTCAGTGTGAGGACTCTGTTCTGGAGGAACTGGACCGGTGTTTGTTGAACCCCGCTGATAACCTGAATGGACTAAAAGATTGGATTGGGCAAAAACCCCGCCGGTCAGGACCCACCAAACCCAGACAGACTGACTCACTCAG CGAGTGTATAACAGTGGAAGGGCCTAAACCAGATAGTGTGCCTGATCGTAAACGTTATGGACCCATGAAGCTGCTACAATTCCATGCGAACTACCGTCCAGCGTACTGGGGCACCTGGAGTAAGAAGAGTTCACACATCTCACCTCGCTGCCCCCTCAGACAAGACAAG GATTTGTTAGACTATGAGGTGGACAGTGATGAAGAATGGGAGGAAGAGGAACCAGGAGAGTCCCTGTCTCATAGTGAAGGG gaagatgaggaggaaggaggtgaagatgatgatgatgacggcTTCTTTGTTCCTCATGGCTACCTTTCAGATGATGAGGGCGCTCTAGAAGAAGAG GAGGGTGGCGACCTGGAGAAGCAGAAACTACGTCAAAAACTGAAAGCGAGGGAGTGGGATGAGCTGATGTCCAccaagaagaagatgaagatgcTGGAGCCAGTGGTAAAGGGCTGCGTCTGGGAGGGAGAAGGACCTGGTTTGCAGCTCTTCCAACCTTATGCTGTGTGTCTGGTCGAGCCTTTACCCAAGGCAGACACCAGCCCCAGCCCAGAGGAGCTGTCACAGAGGTGTCAGAGAGAAGCACAAT TACTcggccagctgctggctctgctGCACGGCAATCTCAACAGCAGCAAAGTGATCATCACTGAGTTTCAGGAGTTTTGTCGTCAgcagacctcctcctcctcctcctcacctcctgaACTGTCCAGCCCTCAGAGCCCAGCAGAAAACATTCCCACCAG AATACAGGTGAAGCGCCTCATTAAGAACAACGCTGTTTATGAGAAGCGCTCAACCTACAGACGCTGCTGCTGGTATGTGCATACAGAGGTCCTGTCCCGTTTTGGTCAGGAGGCTCTTCCCGTGCCCTGCCAGTGGACCTACCTCACCACAGGAGCTCGAGAAGAGTCCCGTGAAGAACCCCAGGCAGCCACAGGCTCTCAGGGAAATTCTCCCACTACACCCCAGACCTCCTCCACCACGTCTTCATCCTCCAACAAAAGGAAGAGCACAGGCAGCATGTCAATCACCAAGTTCATGAAGAGATGTACTGACCCCGAGCAG ACGGAAGCAATGGAGGCAGATGGTTTTCAAGCTGACACTGAGGATGACGATGAGGAAGACTGTGTCATCCTCTCCACACAGAGTG
- the scamp4 gene encoding secretory carrier-associated membrane protein 4 isoform X1, whose amino-acid sequence MIRPGSLQLSRETREDKRYPGKRRDFKMADRVNNFPPLPQFMKIKPCFYHNIEEEIPAPYQQLVRRVYTLWMMYSGTLCMNVISCIAWWAGGGDATHFGFSLLWLVLFSPCSYTCWFRPLYKAFRADSSFNFMAFFFIFFLQCVFAVIQAIGIPGWGTCGWVATVIFFSVNVGSAIVMLITTLLFTLVAALMALVLIKVHRLYRGGGGSLERAQEEWSTGMWKSAPVREAGFNAVAQTAQGPSLPQYPAAVPSYPDNSHW is encoded by the exons ATGATACGTCCTGGATCGCTGCAGTTGTCGAGGGAAACGCGAGAAGATAAACGTTATCCAG GAAAGCGCCGAGATTTCAAAATGGCAG ATCGGGTGAATAACTTTCCTCCCCTGCCCCAGTTTATGAAAATAAAGCCCTGCTTTTACCACAACATTGAAGAAGAAATTCCTGCACCCTACCAGCAGTTGGTGCGCAGAGTCTACACGCTATGGATGA tgTATTCAGGAACACTATGCATGAATGTGATCTCATGTATTGCTTGGTGGGCTGGGGGTGGAGATGCCACCCACTTTGGCTTTTCCCTACTCTGGCTCGTCCTTTTCAGCCCTTGCAGTTACACCTGCTGGTTCAGACCACTCTACAAAGCCTTCAG GGCCGATAGCTCGTTCAACTTCATGgccttcttcttcatcttcttccttCAGTGTGTCTTCGCCGTCATCCAGGCTATCGGCATCCCTGGCTGGGGAACATG CGGCTGGGTGGCGACAGTGATTTTTTTCAGCGTAAATGTGGGCTCGGCTATAGTGATGCTTATCACAACTCTGCTCTTCACTCTGGTGGCTGCTTTAATGGCACTGGTTCTCATTAAG GTGCACAGACTGTACCGTGGAGGCGGCGGTAGTTTGGAGCGCGCTCAGGAAGAGTGGAGCACCGGGATGTGGAAGAGTGCACCAGTGAGGGAAGCAGGGTTCAACGCTGTTGCTCAGACGGCCCAAGGCCCGAGCTTGCCCCAGTACCCTGCAGCAGTGCCAAGCTATCCCGACAACAGTCACTGGTGA
- the scamp4 gene encoding secretory carrier-associated membrane protein 4 isoform X2 — protein MIRPGSLQLSRETREDKRYPDRVNNFPPLPQFMKIKPCFYHNIEEEIPAPYQQLVRRVYTLWMMYSGTLCMNVISCIAWWAGGGDATHFGFSLLWLVLFSPCSYTCWFRPLYKAFRADSSFNFMAFFFIFFLQCVFAVIQAIGIPGWGTCGWVATVIFFSVNVGSAIVMLITTLLFTLVAALMALVLIKVHRLYRGGGGSLERAQEEWSTGMWKSAPVREAGFNAVAQTAQGPSLPQYPAAVPSYPDNSHW, from the exons ATGATACGTCCTGGATCGCTGCAGTTGTCGAGGGAAACGCGAGAAGATAAACGTTATCCAG ATCGGGTGAATAACTTTCCTCCCCTGCCCCAGTTTATGAAAATAAAGCCCTGCTTTTACCACAACATTGAAGAAGAAATTCCTGCACCCTACCAGCAGTTGGTGCGCAGAGTCTACACGCTATGGATGA tgTATTCAGGAACACTATGCATGAATGTGATCTCATGTATTGCTTGGTGGGCTGGGGGTGGAGATGCCACCCACTTTGGCTTTTCCCTACTCTGGCTCGTCCTTTTCAGCCCTTGCAGTTACACCTGCTGGTTCAGACCACTCTACAAAGCCTTCAG GGCCGATAGCTCGTTCAACTTCATGgccttcttcttcatcttcttccttCAGTGTGTCTTCGCCGTCATCCAGGCTATCGGCATCCCTGGCTGGGGAACATG CGGCTGGGTGGCGACAGTGATTTTTTTCAGCGTAAATGTGGGCTCGGCTATAGTGATGCTTATCACAACTCTGCTCTTCACTCTGGTGGCTGCTTTAATGGCACTGGTTCTCATTAAG GTGCACAGACTGTACCGTGGAGGCGGCGGTAGTTTGGAGCGCGCTCAGGAAGAGTGGAGCACCGGGATGTGGAAGAGTGCACCAGTGAGGGAAGCAGGGTTCAACGCTGTTGCTCAGACGGCCCAAGGCCCGAGCTTGCCCCAGTACCCTGCAGCAGTGCCAAGCTATCCCGACAACAGTCACTGGTGA